A single region of the Oncorhynchus keta strain PuntledgeMale-10-30-2019 chromosome 4, Oket_V2, whole genome shotgun sequence genome encodes:
- the LOC127916716 gene encoding RNA-binding protein 25-like isoform X2, translating to MEKRKIQRDGETDRETERPTERRRDRQRDGETYRQTEKPTERRRDLQRERETNRETERPTERRRDLQRDGETDRQTERPTERQRDLQRDGETYRETERPTERRRDRQRDGETDRETERPTERRRDRQRDGETDRETERPTERRRDLQRDGETYRETERPTERRRDRQRDGETDRETERPTERRRDLQRDGETYRETERPTERRRDLQRDGETYRETERPTERRRDRQRDGETYRETERPTERRRDRQRDGETDRETERPTERRRDRQRDGETDRETERPTERRRDRQRDGETYRETERPTV from the exons ATGGAGAAAAGGAAAatacagagagacggagagaccgacagagagacggagagacctacagagagacggagagaccgacagagagacggagagacctacagacagacggagaaaccgacagagagacggagagacctacagagagaaagagagaccaacagagagaccgagagaccgacagagagacggagagacctacagagagacggagagaccgacagacagacggagagacctacagagagacagagagacctacagagagacggagagacctacagagagacggagagacctacagagagacggagagaccgacagagagacggagagaccgacagagagacggagagaccgacagagagacggagagaccgacagagagacggagagaccgacagagagacggagagac cgacagagagacggagagacctacagagagacggagagacctacagagagacggagagacctacagagagacggagagaccgacagagagacggagagaccgacagagagacggagagacctacagagagacggagagacctacagagagacggagagacctacagagagacggagagaccgacagagagacggagagacctacagagagacggagagacctacagagagacggagagacctacagagagacggagagaccgacagagagacggagagacctacagagagacggagagaccgacagagagacggagagaccgacagagagacggagagaccgacagagagacggagagacctacagagagacggagagaccgacagagagacggagagaccgacagagagacggagagaccgacagagagacggagagaccgacagagagacggagagacctacagagagacggagagaccgaCAGTGTGA
- the LOC127916716 gene encoding RNA-binding protein 25-like isoform X3, whose amino-acid sequence MEKRKIQRDGETDRETERPTERRRDRQRDGETYRQTEKPTERRRDLQRERETNRETERPTERRRDLQRDGETDRQTERPTERQRDLQRDGETYRETERPTERRRDRQRDGETDRETERPTERRRDRQRDGETDRETERPTERRRDLQRDGETYRETERPTERRRDRQRDGETDRETERPTERRRDLQRDGETYRETERPTERRRDLQRDGETYRETERPTERRRDRQRDGETYRETERPTERRRDRQRDGETDRETERPTERRRDRQRDGETDRETERPTERRRDRQRDGETYRETERPTV is encoded by the exons ATGGAGAAAAGGAAAatacagagagacggagagaccgacagagagacggagagacctacagagagacggagagaccgacagagagacggagagacctacagacagacggagaaaccgacagagagacggagagacctacagagagaaagagagaccaacagagagaccgagagaccgacagagagacggagagacctacagagagacggagagaccgacagacagacggagagacctacagagagacagagagacctacagagagacggagagacctacagagagacggagagacctacagagagacggagagaccgacagagagacggagagaccgacagagagacggagagaccgacagagagacggagagaccgacagagagacggagagaccgacagagagacggagagacctacagagagacggagagac ctacagagagacggagagacctacagagagacggagagacctacagagagacggagagaccgacagagagacggagagaccgacagagagacggagagacctacagagagacggagagacctacagagagacggagagacctacagagagacggagagaccgacagagagacggagagacctacagagagacggagagacctacagagagacggagagacctacagagagacggagagaccgacagagagacggagagacctacagagagacggagagaccgacagagagacggagagaccgacagagagacggagagaccgacagagagacggagagacctacagagagacggagagaccgacagagagacggagagaccgacagagagacggagagaccgacagagagacggagagaccgacagagagacggagagacctacagagagacggagagaccgaCAGTGTGA
- the LOC127916716 gene encoding RNA-binding protein 25-like isoform X1, with the protein MEKRKIQRDGETDRETERPTERRRDRQRDGETYRQTEKPTERRRDLQRERETNRETERPTERRRDLQRDGETDRQTERPTERQRDLQRDGETYRETERPTERRRDRQRDGETDRETERPTERRRDLQRDGETYRETERPTERRRDLQRDGETYRETERPTERRRDRQRDGETDRETERPTERRRDLQRDGETYRETERPTERRRDLQRDGETYRETERPTERRRDRQRDGETYRETERPTERRRDRQRDGETDRETERPTERRRDRQRDGETDRETERPTERRRDRQRDGETYRETERPTV; encoded by the exons ATGGAGAAAAGGAAAatacagagagacggagagaccgacagagagacggagagacctacagagagacggagagaccgacagagagacggagagacctacagacagacggagaaaccgacagagagacggagagacctacagagagaaagagagaccaacagagagaccgagagaccgacagagagacggagagacctacagagagacggagagaccgacagacagacggagagacctacagagagacagagagacctacagagagacggagagacctacagagagacggagagac cgacagagagacggagagaccgacagagagacggagagaccgacagagagacggagagaccgacagagagacggagagacctacagagagacggagagacctacagagagacggagagaccgacagagagacggagagacctacagagagacggagagacctacagagagacggagagacctacagagagacggagagaccgacagagagacggagagaccgacagagagacggagagacctacagagagacggagagacctacagagagacggagagacctacagagagacggagagaccgacagagagacggagagacctacagagagacggagagacctacagagagacggagagacctacagagagacggagagaccgacagagagacggagagacctacagagagacggagagaccgacagagagacggagagaccgacagagagacggagagaccgacagagagacggagagacctacagagagacggagagaccgacagagagacggagagaccgacagagagacggagagaccgacagagagacggagagaccgacagagagacggagagacctacagagagacggagagaccgaCAGTGTGA